From the genome of Arthrobacter alpinus, one region includes:
- a CDS encoding SHOCT domain-containing protein translates to MNGYGSAMGWTWLFWLLLIIGIVLLVIFAVRAFSGGITRPGTGRRPGAGTEPSGIIGETTARRILDERYAKGELNAEEYRERLKVLGDDT, encoded by the coding sequence ATGAATGGATATGGTTCGGCGATGGGTTGGACGTGGTTGTTCTGGCTGCTCCTGATTATCGGCATTGTCCTGCTGGTCATCTTTGCCGTGCGAGCCTTTTCCGGGGGAATCACCCGGCCCGGGACCGGCCGGCGTCCAGGCGCGGGTACGGAACCCTCCGGCATTATCGGTGAGACTACCGCCCGACGGATCCTGGACGAACGCTACGCCAAGGGTGAATTGAACGCAGAGGAGTACCGTGAACGACTCAAGGTCCTCGGGGACGATACCTGA
- a CDS encoding metal-sensitive transcriptional regulator → MELDSTEITPIINRLKRAQGQLAAVTGMLEEGRDCEDIVTQLAAVSKALDRAGFAIIATGLEQCITKEDASMNKKDLEKLFLSLA, encoded by the coding sequence ATGGAACTTGATTCAACAGAAATCACCCCGATTATCAACCGCCTCAAACGCGCCCAGGGCCAACTCGCCGCCGTCACCGGCATGCTCGAAGAAGGCCGGGACTGCGAAGACATCGTCACACAGCTCGCAGCGGTCTCCAAAGCGTTGGACCGGGCAGGATTCGCCATCATCGCCACCGGCCTGGAGCAGTGCATCACCAAAGAAGATGCCAGCATGAACAAGAAAGACCTCGAAAAACTTTTCCTGTCCCTAGCCTGA
- a CDS encoding MBL fold metallo-hydrolase — MLIERIYDEDLSQASYLIGCQAKGEALVVDPRRDIAVYQSLAAANGMRIVAVTETHIHADFLSGTRELAAATGATAYVSGEGGTDWQYGFEAERLNDNDEITLGNITVKALHTPGHTPEHLSFLITDGAFADTPGYLLSGDFVFSGDLGRPDLLDEAAGGVDTRFAGAKQLFSSLREKFLTLPDHVQVHPGHGAGSACGKALGAIPSSTVGYERLYAWWGPYLAANDEEGFINELLDGQPDAHAYFARMKRENREGPAVMGARAQLAELATADVVRDLSQDAVTFVDTRSNAEVHEGTVARSLNIPAGKSTASFGAWVVNPETDTNPLVLLAPSQAAAQEMWDHLIRVGIDTVAGYVTSIEGLPASTPQLIQPEELDSFDAAMLLDVRNRTEHAAGHISGSHQLSGGRVMWHVDELPAEGTIVSYCQSGVRNSVAASALRRAGYDVVELDGSYAAWQQEREAVPSN, encoded by the coding sequence ATGCTTATCGAGCGCATTTATGACGAAGACCTATCCCAGGCCAGCTACCTGATTGGCTGCCAAGCCAAGGGTGAAGCACTCGTTGTCGACCCTCGACGTGACATCGCCGTGTACCAGTCCCTGGCTGCAGCGAACGGAATGAGAATTGTGGCGGTCACCGAGACCCACATTCATGCTGATTTCCTCTCCGGTACCCGTGAACTGGCCGCCGCGACCGGAGCCACCGCGTACGTCTCCGGTGAGGGCGGGACGGACTGGCAGTACGGTTTCGAGGCCGAACGCCTCAATGATAATGACGAGATCACCCTCGGGAACATCACCGTCAAGGCCCTTCATACCCCGGGGCACACCCCCGAGCACCTATCCTTTTTGATCACCGACGGCGCGTTCGCGGACACTCCGGGATACCTGCTCTCGGGTGACTTCGTGTTCTCCGGTGACCTGGGCCGGCCGGACTTGCTCGACGAGGCGGCCGGCGGCGTTGATACCCGCTTCGCCGGGGCCAAGCAGCTCTTCTCGAGCCTGAGAGAGAAGTTCTTGACCCTGCCGGACCACGTCCAGGTCCACCCCGGCCACGGTGCCGGCAGTGCCTGCGGCAAGGCCCTGGGTGCGATCCCGTCCTCCACGGTCGGCTACGAGCGTCTCTACGCCTGGTGGGGCCCGTATCTCGCGGCCAACGACGAGGAAGGTTTCATCAACGAACTCCTCGACGGCCAGCCTGACGCCCATGCTTACTTCGCCCGGATGAAGCGCGAAAACCGGGAAGGGCCTGCCGTGATGGGCGCACGCGCCCAACTGGCAGAACTTGCCACGGCCGACGTCGTCCGCGACCTTTCCCAGGACGCGGTGACGTTTGTTGACACCCGCTCCAACGCTGAGGTCCACGAAGGCACGGTTGCCCGGTCTCTGAACATCCCGGCCGGGAAGTCCACCGCAAGCTTCGGTGCCTGGGTTGTGAATCCTGAAACGGACACCAACCCACTCGTGCTCCTGGCCCCCAGTCAGGCTGCCGCGCAGGAGATGTGGGACCACCTGATCCGGGTCGGCATCGACACTGTCGCCGGCTACGTCACTAGCATCGAGGGCTTGCCTGCCAGCACCCCGCAGCTCATCCAGCCTGAAGAACTGGACAGTTTCGACGCAGCGATGCTCCTAGATGTCCGCAACCGCACCGAACACGCCGCCGGTCACATCTCTGGCTCCCACCAGCTCAGCGGCGGCCGTGTCATGTGGCACGTGGACGAGTTGCCGGCGGAGGGAACCATCGTGTCCTATTGCCAGAGCGGGGTCCGGAACTCGGTAGCGGCGTCCGCCCTGCGCCGGGCCGGCTACGACGTCGTCGAACTCGACGGCAGCTACGCCGCCTGGCAGCAGGAACGGGAAGCTGTGCCCAGCAACTGA
- a CDS encoding MFS transporter, whose protein sequence is MTSGNTSSTQRPGARPGVTLGLRQNLAQFMLLVAVNALVGGTLGQERTVLPLLADQVFHLDLYTSALTYILAFGLAKAGTNYFAGTLSDRYGRKPVLVTGWFIAIPVPLLLILGPSWGWIVAANVILGISQGLTWSTTVMMKMDLVGPSRRGLAMGLNEAAGYLGVAATALATGYIAANYGLRPGPFLLGAAYIALGLGLSVLSVKETHHHAQLEAANHTVAHPSARADLSNRQVFTLTSFRDKSLSSVSQAGMVNNLNDGLAWGLFPVLFASAGLSIERIGILAAVYPAVWGAGQLVTGALSDRYGRKPLIVGGMLVQAVALGMVALGQDFGIWLAAAVLLGAGTAMVYPTLLAAIGDVAHPAWRARSVGIYRLWRDGGFAVGALIAGILADAYGIPAAVAVVGAVTVLSGILVAVRMRDTDHKPAL, encoded by the coding sequence ATGACATCCGGCAACACCTCTTCAACGCAGCGTCCCGGAGCGCGGCCCGGTGTCACGCTGGGGCTGCGCCAGAACCTGGCCCAGTTCATGCTCCTGGTAGCCGTCAACGCCCTTGTCGGCGGAACCCTCGGCCAGGAACGGACGGTGTTGCCACTGCTGGCGGACCAGGTCTTCCACTTGGACCTTTACACATCCGCGCTGACGTACATCCTGGCCTTCGGGCTGGCCAAAGCCGGAACGAATTACTTCGCCGGCACCCTTTCCGATCGCTACGGTCGAAAACCAGTCCTCGTTACCGGCTGGTTCATCGCCATCCCCGTCCCACTGCTACTGATTCTGGGGCCTTCCTGGGGCTGGATCGTGGCCGCTAACGTGATCCTGGGCATCAGCCAGGGCCTGACCTGGTCCACCACCGTGATGATGAAGATGGACCTCGTCGGACCCTCACGTCGCGGCTTGGCCATGGGCCTGAACGAAGCGGCCGGCTACCTCGGCGTCGCCGCCACAGCACTGGCCACCGGCTACATTGCAGCCAACTATGGGCTCCGTCCGGGACCGTTCCTACTCGGCGCCGCCTACATCGCCCTGGGCCTGGGCCTTTCCGTTTTGTCCGTGAAGGAAACCCACCACCATGCCCAACTGGAAGCCGCCAACCACACCGTGGCCCATCCCAGTGCACGTGCGGATCTGAGCAATCGGCAGGTCTTCACGCTGACCAGCTTCCGGGACAAATCCCTGTCCTCGGTCAGCCAGGCCGGCATGGTGAACAACCTCAACGACGGCCTCGCCTGGGGGCTGTTCCCCGTCCTGTTCGCGTCCGCCGGACTGAGCATCGAGCGCATCGGTATCCTAGCGGCCGTTTACCCAGCTGTCTGGGGTGCGGGCCAGCTCGTCACCGGCGCCCTGTCAGACAGGTACGGACGCAAACCCCTGATCGTGGGCGGCATGCTCGTCCAAGCAGTAGCCCTGGGAATGGTTGCCCTCGGGCAAGACTTCGGGATCTGGCTCGCTGCCGCCGTGCTGCTGGGCGCCGGCACCGCCATGGTCTACCCCACCCTACTGGCCGCAATCGGTGACGTCGCCCACCCAGCCTGGCGTGCACGCTCCGTCGGAATCTACCGACTCTGGCGCGACGGCGGATTCGCCGTCGGCGCCCTGATCGCCGGTATCCTCGCGGACGCCTACGGCATCCCAGCGGCGGTCGCCGTCGTTGGCGCCGTCACCGTATTATCGGGAATCCTCGTGGCTGTACGGATGCGTGACACCGACCACAAACCTGCCCTCTAG